Below is a window of Hyphomonas neptunium ATCC 15444 DNA.
ATAATGTCCAGCTCGGTCGCTTCGGCCGGAACCGTACGAACGTCTGGTCATATGCCGGCGCCAACACGTTCCGGAAAGGTCGGGACAAGGACATTGCCGATCACCCTACCGTTAAACCGGTGACCATGGTTGCCGACGCGATCATGGATGCTTCGGCGCCGGGCGACATCTGTATTGATGGCTTTGGGGGCTCGGGCACGCTCATCCTGGCGGCGGAGCGAACCAACCGTGTTGCCAGAGTCATCGAACTCGAGCCGAAATACTGTGACGTTGCAGTTCGGCGCTGGGAAGAAATGACCGGACGCCAGGCTGTTCTGGACCGGACGGGGAAAAACCCGCCAGCCCTTTTTCTGCCTCCTCCGGGTAAGGAGGGCGCAGCATGAGCAACCCTCCGATCGGTTACGGCAAGCCGCCGAAGAAATCGCAATACAAGCCGGGCCAGTCTGGCAATCCCAAGGGCCGTCCGAAAGGGGCAAAATCCCTTAGGTCGGTGCTGCAAAAGGAGCTCACGTCCAAGATCGAGATCAAAGTCCAGGGCAAGAAAACCAAAGCCACGAAACTTGAAGCCGCGATCATGAAACTCGTCAATGACGCCCTATCGGGCAACGCTAAAGCGCTGTCTGAGCTTTTGAAACTGGCCGCCATTCACATGCCTCAGGATGCTGATGGCGTTAGCAACACACTGCCACCAAGCGAGGAGGACCAGGCGCTTCTCGCCGCATATGTCGAGCGTGCCGTGAAGCGACAAAGCAAGGAGACGAACAATGTTGAATGATCTTGGTAAGGACGCATTGAACGCAGCTTTGCGAAACGATTTCCCGACATTTCTCGGCAAGGTGTTTCTCACCCTCAATCCTGGCACCAAGTTCAAATTAAACTGGCACCACTTTGCGATCGCTTATTTCCTCCAACAAATGTGGACCGGCAGGTTCAGGCGAGGCATCGTCAACTCGTGCCCCCGCTCATTGAAATCGACCATCATCTCTGTGGCCTGGGTCGCATTTGTCCTAGGACACGATCCTACAAAGATGTTCATTGTGGTCAGCCACAATATGGAACTCGCCAAAGAACTCTCTTTCCTGTTCCGAAAGGTCGTGAACGCCACATGGTACAAGGACGCATTTCCGACAATGCGCGGCAAGCCCGACGCCGACAATGAATTGATTTTCAGGACATCCCTGGGTGGCGGGCGTCGCGCCACATCGGTCAACAGTGACGTGACAGGGCTTGGTGGATCCGACATTATTATTGACGATCCTATTGATGCGAGCATCGCGGACAATCCCGAGCAATGCGCGAACAACAATCGATGGATCACGAAAGTGCTAATGTCGCGTCTCAACGATAAAGACACTGGCACCGTGCTTTTGGTGATGCAGCGCGTCAGTGTCCACGACACCACGGCATTTCTGCTCGGGATGACCGGGTGGAAAAGCCTAATCCTTCCTGCCATCGCGCAGAAGGACATGGATGTGCCCATTAGCGAGGGTAAAGTGCATCATTGGAAACAGGGAGAGCTGCTTCATCCCGAGTTCCTGTCGCAGGCAATTCTGGATGAACAACGGCAGCTACAAGGTCACGCGGACTTTTCAGCGCAATACCTCCAGATCCCCGTTCAATCCGGTGGCGGAGCAATTGACGTCTCAAAGTTCAAGCGGTTCGCTAAGCTACCACAAGCGATAGACTTCTGGTTCCTCAGCGTCGACGCCTCCTCTGGTGTCGAAAGTGGCTCTTACTCTGTCATTCAGCTATGGGCCGCGAGCAATGGGCGAATATATCTATTCGGTCAGAAGCGGGCTCACTTGGAGTTTCCCGCGCTTCGTTCCTCCGTGATTGCCATCGCAAAGAAATACGGCGTGCGGTACATTCTCGTCGAAAACGCATCGGCAGGCCAAGCGCTGCTGCAGGAGCTTCATGGGCATTATTCTCCGGAGGAGGCCCACGAAAAGCTCGTCAGCATCAAGCCCACTCATGCGAAGACCGTCCGGATGGGGAAAGCGATGATCATGGTGGACGCAGGCAAGATCTGGCTCCCTGCCGAGGGGAGCTGGATCGACGGCCTCATATCCGAACTGCAGGCATTTCCCAAAGGTGCCCATGACGACCAGGTGGACGCACTCAGCCAAGCGATCAACTGGTTCCGTGGCTATCTTGCCGGACCGCCTATGGTGACTGTGACGATGGTGTAGCGCTGTTCTAGCTATG
It encodes the following:
- the terL gene encoding phage terminase large subunit, with amino-acid sequence MLNDLGKDALNAALRNDFPTFLGKVFLTLNPGTKFKLNWHHFAIAYFLQQMWTGRFRRGIVNSCPRSLKSTIISVAWVAFVLGHDPTKMFIVVSHNMELAKELSFLFRKVVNATWYKDAFPTMRGKPDADNELIFRTSLGGGRRATSVNSDVTGLGGSDIIIDDPIDASIADNPEQCANNNRWITKVLMSRLNDKDTGTVLLVMQRVSVHDTTAFLLGMTGWKSLILPAIAQKDMDVPISEGKVHHWKQGELLHPEFLSQAILDEQRQLQGHADFSAQYLQIPVQSGGGAIDVSKFKRFAKLPQAIDFWFLSVDASSGVESGSYSVIQLWAASNGRIYLFGQKRAHLEFPALRSSVIAIAKKYGVRYILVENASAGQALLQELHGHYSPEEAHEKLVSIKPTHAKTVRMGKAMIMVDAGKIWLPAEGSWIDGLISELQAFPKGAHDDQVDALSQAINWFRGYLAGPPMVTVTMV
- a CDS encoding DUF5681 domain-containing protein, whose translation is MSNPPIGYGKPPKKSQYKPGQSGNPKGRPKGAKSLRSVLQKELTSKIEIKVQGKKTKATKLEAAIMKLVNDALSGNAKALSELLKLAAIHMPQDADGVSNTLPPSEEDQALLAAYVERAVKRQSKETNNVE